Proteins from one Ricinus communis isolate WT05 ecotype wild-type chromosome 9, ASM1957865v1, whole genome shotgun sequence genomic window:
- the LOC8265756 gene encoding tuberculostearic acid methyltransferase UfaA1 — protein sequence MVAGHSLLEKRCAILSNPKQMVPSLLETGARLFVTRFLGKYISTGCLILLEEGGTIFTFQGTVKKYFPKSILKVHNPQFYWKIMTQADLGLANAYISGDISFPDKDEGLLNLFMVLIANRDANISVSERNKKKGWWTPMFLTASIASAKFFFRHVSRKNSLTQARRNISRHYDLSNEMFSMFLDETMTYSCAVFKTEDEDLKSAQMRKISLLIEKARINKEHEVLEIGCGWGTLAIEVVKRTGCKYTGITLSEEQLKFAEERVKQAGLQENIRFQLCDYRQLPDTYKCDRIISCEMLEAVGHEYMEEYFGCCESVLADDGLIVLQFTSIPEERYEEYRRSSDVIKEYIFPGTCVPSLTRITIAMAASTRLCVEHVENIGMHYYQTLRLWRKNFLESKSKITALGFNEKFIRTWEYYFDYCAAGFKTLTLGNYQVVLSRPGNVAALGNPYNEFPAA from the exons ATGGTTGCTGGCCATAGTTTGCTTGAAAAAAGGTGTGCTATTCTGAGCAATCCAAAACAGATGGTACCTTCTCTGTTAGAAACTGGGGCGCGCCTCTTTGTCACTAGATTTCTTGGAAAATATATCTCTACTGGCTGTTTAAT CTTATTGGAGGAAGGAGGCACAATTTTTACCTTTCAGGGTACTGTTAAAAAGTATTTCCCTAAATCTATTCTGAAAGTTCACAATCCCCAGTTTTATTGGAAG ATAATGACACAGGCTGATTTAGGCCTAGCAAATGCATATATCAGTGGTGATATTTCATTTCCCGACAAAGATGAAGGTCTTCTAAACCTTTTCATG GTTCTCATTGCCAATAGAGATGCTAATATATCTGTATCAGAACGCAACAAGAAAAA GGGTTGGTGGACACCAATGTTTCTCACAGCTAGTATTGCATCtgcaaaatttttctttcggCATGTTTCAAGGAAAAATTCTCTTACTCAGGCCCGCAGGAATATCTCTCGTCATTATGACCTG AGTAATGAGATGTTTTCTATGTTCTTGGATGAAACAATGACATATTCCTGTGCAGTATTTAAG ACGGAAGATGAAGACTTGAAATCTGCACAGATGAGAAAAATTTCACTTCTGATTGAAAAA GCAAGAATCAATAAGGAACATGAAGTTCTTGAGATTGGTTGTGGTTGGGGAACATTAGCTATCGAGGTTGTCAAACGAACTGGATGTAAATATACTGGTATCACTCTATCGGAGGAGCAACTAAAATTTGCAGAAGAAAGAGTGAAGCAAGCTGGTCTCCAG GAAAATATCAGATTTCAACTTTGTGACTATCGCCAATTGCCTGATACCTACAAATGTGACAGAATCATATCATG TGAAATGCTAGAAGCTGTTGGACATGAATACATGGAGGAGTATTTTGGCTGCTGTGAATCAGTATTAGCAGATGATGGTCTTATTGTTCTACAG TTCACATCAATACCAGAAGAACGGTACGAGGAGTACAGGCGAAGTTCAGACGTTATCAAGGAGTATATATTCCCAGGTACATGTGTGCCATCATTAACAAGAATAACAATAGCCATGGCTGCTTCAACAAGACTCTG TGTGGAGCATGTAGAGAATATTGGAATGCATTACTATCAAACACTCAGACTGTGGAGAAAGAATTTCTTGGAGAGCAAGAG CAAAATTACGGCTCTGGGATTCAATGAAAAGTTCATCAGAACATGGGagtattattttgattattgtGCAGCTGGGTTCAAGACACTCACACTTGGAAACTATCAG GTTGTTCTGTCGAGGCCTGGCAATGTTGCTGCACTGGGCAATCCATACAACGAATTTCCTGCAGCCTGA